One window from the genome of Gracilinanus agilis isolate LMUSP501 unplaced genomic scaffold, AgileGrace unplaced_scaffold36206, whole genome shotgun sequence encodes:
- the LOC123254947 gene encoding LOW QUALITY PROTEIN: uncharacterized protein LOC123254947 (The sequence of the model RefSeq protein was modified relative to this genomic sequence to represent the inferred CDS: substituted 1 base at 1 genomic stop codon) produces TMGQKSSPEPPEILSPPPYAPLYPPLEGVAGGVPQPEVSQLGGAAGGVPPPALSTRSRGKQGTPEPPEQTPGDPVPVFPVRMVGPVVQGGPRSYQYWPFSSSDLYNWKSQNPPFSEEPQKLIALLESILFTHHPTWDDCQQLLQVLFTTEERERILHEARRHVPGIDGLPTTQPHLIEAAFPSTRPPWDFEQQEGRDHLRVYRQILMAGLRAAARKPTNLAKVYLVRQGPDESPAAFLERLQEAFRLYTPMDPLAETSRAAVLLSFVNQSAPDIRRKLQKIENLGEQSIGDLLKVAERVFNTRETPEERAERLHQEEREYKTRQHQEDREYKARQDRKNQKDLAKILVAGLSQQLHKELPINRGGRSRCFQCDQEGHWKRECPNRPRILWANEEEEDXRGRDSQPLPESWVTLKVEGKPMNFMVDTGAQFSVLTKPVGAVSSKASWVQGATGTKRYNWTTGRQVDLGRHRVTHSFLVIPDCPAPLLGRDLLHKAGAHIHFSNSGVSVTDDQGSPLHVLTLSLHDEHRLHADPAPLEVPDHVRPWMDKVPEVWAEISGVGLAVQQPPIIVALKPGATPVRVKQYPMSLEARRGIAPHITRLREAGILVPCRSPWNTPLLPVRKPGGQDFRPVQDLREVNLRVEDIHPTVPNPYTLLSSLPPDLSWYTTLDLKDAFFTLPLAPVSQPLFAFEWHDEQAHTTGQLTWTRLPQGYKNSPTIFNEALASDLREFRQSYPLITLLQYVDDLLLAAPTQAACETATQGLLETLGRLGYRLSAKKARIAQREVTYLGYKLQGGQRWLTQAMKDTVLCLPPPKGPRQVREFLGSVGYCRLWIPGFAEIARPLYEGSREKADWTWSPAMNDAFQRLKQAMLTAPALALPNPEKPFQLFVDEKKGVAKGVLTQRLGPWDRPVAYLSKRLDPVALGWPPCLRIIAAVALLVRDADKLTYGQALRITTPHAVESILKQPPSRWMSNARLTHYQGLLLNAPWISFHVTSALNPATLLPDPSPDQPLHDCQEILAETVTARPDLKDTPLPNADLVWFTDGSSLIQDGKRRAGAAVVDALGNLIWAAALPEGTSAQKAELVALQTALEKAEGKRLTVYTDSRYAFATLHVHAPIYRERGFLTAGGKGVKYLEEIQALLSAVWRPKAVAVVHIPGHQKGDSLEARGNRAADQAAREAAFHSPLLTLPMTIPPPPSGDPQYSKQDLDWVARHHGVKDGLWYRDPEGNRILPEALGQLLCAHLHHLSHLGEKKLAQLLDKGQLRFPGRATYLTQLVATCRACQLMRSGKPNRHEGHRVRGERPCQSWEVDFTEVKPGRYGYRYLLVFVDTFSGWPEAFPTKAETAQVVAKKLMEEIIPRFGFPVTIGSDNGPAFVSKVLQELAAALGVDWKLHCEYSPQSSGQVPRMPTKPQGPEEFRAMLLGLAEAHRDLWPRLREFFQPPPLPPHDFAPGDWVLTALDLGSTTHMFAEQTHLSTLNPSGKPADTLRTPSRFLWTVTYPMNVPNNPPTHINLGNGPFTVGTEPWLTWSPSGCEPRRIITHIGGADEVGGDCQHLKLTVLTPSDNAWIFGRTWGFRMVQSGDDPGGLFLIKKEPVQTKAESTFPNMTSDCWLCLGIRPPYYDAIALNASFNRSSQDSPPECRWDERKKGLTMDSVLGEDMVRFWDPQNRPSPRIRREPITAITLATLLGLAGVGTGIASLTQHHQSLAALRAAVDEDLARVENSITHLEKSLSSLSEVVLQQGRGLDLLFLQQGGLCAALGEECCFYADHTGIVKESMTKLREDIAKRKTEREAQAS; encoded by the exons CCACAATGGGCCAAA AATCCTCTCCTGAACCCCCTGAGATTCTGTCCCCTCCCCCTTATGCCCCATTGTACCCTCCATTGGAAGGGGTGGCAGGAGGGGTGCCTCAACCAGAGGTATCTCAGCTAGGAGGGGCAGCAGGAGGGGTGCCTCCCCCGGCCCTCAGCACTAGGAGCCGAGGCAAGCAAGGGACCCCAGAACCACCTGAACAGACCCCGGGAGACCCAGTTCCGGTGTTCCCAGTCCGGATGGTGGGGCCTGTGGTTCAAGGGGGACCCCGTAGTTATCAATACTGGCCATTTTCGTCTAGTGATCTTTACAATTGGAAATCCCAAAACCCTCCCTTCTCTGAGGAACCCCAGAAACTCATTGCCCTATTGGAATCTATTTTGTTCACACACCATCCCACTTGGGATGATTGTCAACAGTTATTACAGGTACTCTTCACCACAGAGGAACGTGAACGAATCCTCCACGAGGCTCGCCGACATGTTCCTGGGATAGACGGGCTCCCCACAACCCAGCCTCACCTTATAGAGGCGGCTTTTCCCTCCACTCGTCCCCCCTGGGACTTTGAGCAACAAGAAGGTAGGGATCACCTACGTGTCTATCGCCAGATTCTCATGGCCGGTCTCCGTGCTGCGGCTCGCAAGCCGACTAATTTGGCTAAGGTATATTTAGTTAGACAAGGGCCTGATGAGAGCCCtgctgccttcttggagaggCTCCAGGAGGCCTTTCGCCTGTACACTCCTATGGACCCCCTGGCAGAAACCAGTCGGGCGGCGGTCCTACTCTCATTTGTCAACCAATCGGCCCCTGATATCCGCCGAAAGCTCCAAAAGATAGAAAACCTGGGAGAGCAGTCTATAGGTGACCTCCTTAAGGTAGCTGAGCGAGTGTTTAACACCCGAGAAACTCCTGAGGAAAGGGCAGAGCGCCTACACCAGGAGGAGCGGGAATACAAGACCAGGCAGCACCAAGAGGATCGGGAGTACAAAGCCAGACAGGacagaaagaatcagaaagacctagctAAGATCCTGGTGGCTGGGCTGTCCCAGCAACTGCACAAGGAGCTCCCCATTAATCGAGGGGGCCGCTCACGTTGCTTCCAATGCGACCAGGAAGGCCACTGGAAACGAGAATGTCCAAATCGGCCCAGGA TTCTCTGGGccaatgaggaggaggaagattgAAGAGGACGGGACTCTCAACCCCTCCCAGAGTCCTGGGTAACCCTGAAGGTGGAGGGGAAACCAATGAACTTTATGGTTGATACAGGTGCTCAGTTTTCAGTTCTAACAAAACCAGTCGGGGCAGTCTCCTCTAAAGCCAGTTGGGTGCAGGGTGCCACCGGTACCAAAAGATATAATTGGACCACTGGCCGCCAGGTGGACCTCGGTCGCCATCGAGTTACTCATTCTTTTCTTGTCATCCCTGATTGCCCAGCCCCTCTCCTAGGACGGGATCTCCTGCACAAGGCAGGGGCCCACATCCATTTCTCAAACTCTGGGGTCTCAGTCACAGATGATCAGGGTTCACCTCTACACGTTTTGACTCTATCCCTCCATGATGAGCATCGCCTCCATGCAGATCCTGCCCCGCTGGAAGTTCCAGACCACGTCCGCCCCTGGATGGACAAGGTACCTGAGGTATGGGCTGAGATTTCGGGCGTGGGCCTGGCCGTCCAGCAACCCCCCATCATTGTGGCACTTAAACCAGGGGCGACTCCAGTGAGGGTCAAGCAGTATCCTATGTCCTTGGAGGCCCGAAGAGGGATTGCCCCACATATCACTCGTCTTCGGGAAGCAGGTATTCTGGTCCCCTGCCGATCCCCATGGAACACCCCTCTCCTACCTGTCCGCAAGCCAGGAGGACAGGACTTTCGCCCAGTCCAAGACTTGAGGGAGGTAAATCTGCGAGTGGAGGACATCCACCCCACTGTACCTAACCCATATACCTTGCTGAGCTCACTGCCACCTGACCTCAGCTGGTACACCACCCTCGACTTGAAGGATGCCTTCTTCACCTTGCCACTAGCCCCCGTTAGCCAGCCCTTGTTTGCCTTTGAGTGGCATGATGAGCAGGCACACACAACAGGCCAACTAACTTGGACTCGGTTGCCCCAAGGGTACAAAAATTCCCCGACAATCTTTAATGAGGCCCTCGCCTCAGATCTGCGGGAATTCCGCCAGAGTTACCCCCTCATTACCCTCCTCCAATACGTAGATGACCTCCTACTTGCTGCTCCTACCCAAGCGGCCTGTGAAACTGCTACCCAGGGCCTGCTAGAGACTCTAGGTCGCCTTGGTTATAGGCTGAGCGCGAAGAAGGCCCGTATAGCCCAGCGGGAGGTCACCTACCTGGGATATAAGCTTCAAGGGGGGCAACGGTGGCTGACCCAGGCCATGAAAGATACTGTCTTGTGCCTTCCTCCACCAAAGGGACCCCGGCAGGTGCGGGAATTCCTAGGGTCAGTGGGGTATTGCCGCCTCTGGATCCCTGGGTTTGCAGAGATTGCCCGGCCCCTATACGAAGGCTCTAGGGAGAAGGCAGACTGGACTTGGTCACCTGCCATGAACGATGCCTTTCAGAGACTCAAACAGGCCATGCTAACTGCCCCTGCCCTAGCCCTGCCAAACCCTGAAAAGCCCTTTCAGTTATTTGTAGACGAAAAGAAGGGAGTAGCTAAGGGGGTGCTGACCCAACGACTAGGGCCTTGGGACAGGCCAGTAGCCTACCTGTCCAAAAGACTAGATCCTGTGGCATTGGGGTGGCCCCCCTGCCTACGCATCATAGCTGCTGTGGCCTTATTAGTCCGAGATGCCGACAAGCTCACGTACGGGCAGGCCCTTCGAATAACCACTCCTCATGCCGTTGAGAGCATCCTTAAACAACCACCTAGTCGATGGATGTCTAATGCCCGCCTTACTCACTATCAGGGCTTGTTGTTGAATGCCCCCTGGATCTCCTTCCATGTGACATCCGCCCTGAACCCTGCAACCCTACTACCTGACCCCTCACCAGACCAACCCTTACATGATTGCCAGGAGATCCTGGCTGAGACAGTGACGGCCAGACCAGACCTCAAGGATACACCACTTCCCAATGCGGACCTGGTATGGTTTACGGATGGGAGCAGCCTCATCCAGGACGGGAAACGACGGGCAGGAGCAGCAGTGGTGGATGCATTGGGGAACCTCATCTGGGCAGCAGCGCTACCCGAGGGAACCTCGGCTCAGAAAGCAGAGTTGGTTGCCCTACAAACGGCCCTTGAAAAAGCTGAAGGGAAGCGACTGACAGTATACACAGACAGTCGGTATGCCTTCGCCACCTTGCATGTCCATGCACCCATCTACAGGGAGAGAGGGTTTCTCACCGCAGGAGGTAAGGGGGTCAAATATCTGGAAGAAATCCAAGCACTCCTCTCTGCAGTTTGGCGACCCAAGGCAGTAGCTGTGGTCCATATCCCTGGCCACCAAAAAGGAGACTCTCTGGAGGCACGGGGAAACCGAGCTGCTGACCAGGCGGCACGAGAAGCTGCCTTCCATTCGCCCCTCCTCACCCTGCCCATGACCATACCACCCCCTCCATCTGGGGATCCTCAATACTCGAAACAAGACTTAGATTGGGTGGCACGGCACCATGGGGTTAAAGACGGCCTGTGGTACAGAGACCCGGAAGGCAACAGAATTCTCCCTGAAGCTCTGGGACAGCTGCTCTGCGCTCACCTGCACCATCTTTCTCATCTGGGGGAGAAGAAACTTGCCCAGCTTCTAGACAAGGGACAACTGAGGTTCCCAGGCCGGGCAACCTACTTAACACAACTCGTAGCCACTTGCCGAGCTTGCCAACTAATGCGGTCAGGGAAACCTAATAGACATGAAGGTCATCGAGTGCGCGGAGAACGGCCCTGCCAATCCTGGGAGGTGGATTTCACTGAGGTAAAGCCTGGAAGGTATGGGTACCGTTATTTGCTGGTATTTGTGGACACCTTTTCAGGTTGGCCAGAGGCATTCCCAACCAAAGCTGAAACAGCCCAGGTGGTAGCTAAGAAACTGATGGAAGAGATCATCCCTCGCTTCGGGTTCCCGGTAACCATTGGTTCTGACAATGGACCTGCTTTTGTGAGCAAGGTCCTTCAGGAACTTGCAGCCGCCCTGGGGGTGGATTGGAAATTACATTGTGAGTATAGCCCCCAGAGTTCCGGCCAG GTACCCCGGATGCCCACAAAGCCCCAAGGGCCAGAGGAATTCCGAGCCATGCTCTTGGGGCTTGCAGAAGCCCACCGTGATCTGTGGCCCCGGCTCAGAGAATTCTTCCaaccccctcctcttcccccacacGACTTTGCACCTGGAGATTGGGT GTTGACGGCGTTGGACCTTGGATCCACCACACACATGTTCGCCGAGCAGACCCACCTGAGCACTCTGAACCCCAGTGGCAAGCCCGCAGACACCCTACGAACCCCCTCAAGATTC ttGTGGACGGTCACCTACCCCATGAACGTTCCCAACAACCCTCCAACCCACATCAACCTTGGAAATGGACCCTTTACAGTTGGGACCGAGCCATG GCTCACCTGGAGCCCATCCGGCTGCGAGCCTCGCCGGATAATCACGCACATCGGAGGAGCTGATGAGGTTGGAGGTGACTGCCAACACCTTAAGTTAACTGTCTTGACCCCCTCTGACAACGCCTGGATCTTTGGACGTACCTGGGGTTTCCGCATGGTTCAGAGTGGGGATGACCCGGGGGGACTgtttttaattaagaaagaaCCGGTCCAGACCAAGGCCGAATCT ACATTCCCTAATATGACCTCAGATTGTTGGCTTTGTTTGGGGATCCGACCCCCTTATTATGATGCCATTGCACTCAATGCTTCCTTTAATAGGTCCTCTCAGGATAGCCCTCCCGAGTGTCGCTGGGATGAACGGAAAAAGGGGCTCACTATGGACTCTGTGTTGG GGGAAGACATGGTCAGGTTCTGGGACCCCCAAAACCGCCCGTCCCCTAGAATCCGCAGGGAGCCCATCACTGCCATTACGTTAGCCACGCTCTTAGGCTTAGCTGGGGTTGGGACCGGCATAGCCTCTCTCACTCAGCATCACCAGAGCCTTGCTGCCTTACGAGCCGCAGTAGATGAGGATCTGGCCCGAGTTGAGAACTCTATCACCCACTTGGAGAAATCTCTATCCTCCCTCTCAGAGGTTGTGCTCCAGCAGGGCCGTGGGCTCGATCTCCTCTTCCTCCAACAAGGGGGTCTCTGTGCCGCCTTGGGGGAGGAATGTTGCTTTTATGCTGACCATACCGGCATTGTCAAGGAATCTATGACCAAACTCCGAGAGGACATTGCTAAAAGGAAAACGGAGCGGGAAGCTCAGGCATCATG